In Desulforhopalus sp., the genomic stretch ACGACTGTCTTGGCCACTGCCGGATGCTCAAGAATGATCTTCTCTACCTCGGCTGGATAAACGTTTTCACCACCTGGCTTTATGAGCTCCTTTTCCGCCTTTCTTCCGGCGTAAAAGAGGAAACCGTCGACATCGAAACGGCCCAAATCACCGGTGTGATGCCATCCCCGGCGAAAGGTCCGGGCATTGTCATCAGACAATCCCCAGTATCCCATGAAGACCATCGGACCCTTCACAGCAATCTCGCCGACCTCACCCAGGGCAACCGGATTGTCTTGATCGTCGACGAGCTGAACGTCCGCCATCATAACAACTTTACCCGCGGAACCCGGCCGGTCGTTGTATTTGCCCAAAGTGGTAAGACAGGAGGTTTCTGTCTGCCCGTACATCACATAATATGCGCCACCTGTTTCTTCCTGATATTGCGTTATCGTGGCTTGGGTGCCAAGACCGACAACGGCCCGCAAGGTCCGCAGTGATCGGCTATCCTCGGTAGCAGCTTTCAACAGTGAATCGAGAATAGGTGGAAAATCAAAAAGCAGGCTCACCCTGCTTTCTTCTACCAGCTTCGCCGCGGCCTTCGCCTCAAATTTACTGATATTAAGATTAACCGCTCCGGCATGAAAGGAACTGACAGCCATGAAAAGCCCGGCCACATGAAAAAGCGGCAACAAATTCAGATGGACATCGTCGGCCTTCATAGCAAAAGAGGAGTTAAAGTGCATGCTGGCCAGAAGCAGGTTGCCATGACTCAGCAAAGCCCCCCTTGGACGTCCCGCGACAGCCGCCGTATGAATGATAACAAAGCCATCCCCTGTCGCCACATCGTTTTGCACAAACTGTCCCTGACAATCAAGGAGAGAAGCAAAGGCCTTCTGTCCTCCTAGATCCGCCTTCAAATTATAATAGGCAGTGACCGTCGGCATTTCAGTTTGCCGAGCCTGCAGTTGCGACTGAAACTCGCTGTCGATAAAGGCAATTTTTGCCTGGCAGTCGTTGAGGTTATAAATCATTTCCTCTGCCGACAAACGCCAGTTGACCGGCAAAACGATGGCCCCCAAAGCCGCGGCCGCCCCATATACCAAAAAGAATTCCAGGCTGTTTTTGCCGACAACTCCAAGACGATCACCCTTGGCGATACCAATTTTCGACAAGCCCAGAGCCAGCGAGTCCACCTTTTTTTTATACTCTGCAAAGGTTAGCTGCCGGCCGTCCTCGATTTCCTTCCAGCAAATGCGATTAGCGAAGGCAACGGAATTGCGCATGATAAGATCATAAAACGAAAAGTCATACAGTCCCATAAGAAGCATCTCCCGAATCTTTCAAGGAAATCAAGAAGGTTGAATATCGGCTTTTGGTCATAGCTCCGCTTATTCCCGCCGTTTTTTTGCCCTATGTTGGCCGGTGTGCGGTTCCACTTACCTCGGCAACGGAGGCCAAGGGCCGGATGGTAATCGTTGTTAGAGGAACAAGCGGTTCACACTTACAACCGGACAGGGCGCCTTGAGGATTATGTACTGAGCCGTTGAACCGAGCAAGAGTTTCTGGGTGCGAGATTTTTTCTCGATGCCGACATAAATCTGATCAATACCATGTTGTTCGGCAAAGCTCACCACGTCCTCTCCGGGAGACCGCCCTCGCGCCAATTGGAAGGTCTCACACTCCACACCTTTCTCCTTGAGAAAGTTTTCGGCAAAATTCAGATCTCGGCTCGTCTTATCGATTTCTTCTGGCTTTTCACTGCTCCCACCGCTCATTGAGGTAATAATATACACCTTAGCCCGAAATACCTCCGCATGGCTTCTTGCTAAGACGAGTGCTGCCTTCGCCTCTTCAGAACCATTAAAGCCCAGCAAATACTTCATCACATCCGCTCCATGTTAAAGCTGAGTTGAGCAGCTTGTCTGCTCGTACGAAACTTATCCCCTTGCGGTATAATACCCGATTTTTCCCTACATCCAGCGTTTACGCCTTTTATAGGACTTTACTTCCTTAAACGATTTTCTGCCCCCACCCTGGGTGATTCCCATATAAAACTCTTTAACATCTGGATTTTCCTGTAATTCTTTCGAAGGTCCCTCCAGAACGATCTTCCCGGATTCCATAATATAGGCGTAATCGGAAATACCCAATGCAATCTTGGCATTCTGTTCGACAACCAGGATGGTGGTGTTCATCTCCCTATTGATCAATTGAATATTGGCAAAGATTTCTTTGACAAGCAGCGGCGCCAGACCAAGCGACGGTTCATCGAGCATGAGCATCCGCGGCGAGGCCATGAGGGCTCTGGCAATGGCAATCATCTGCTGCTCTCCGCCGGAACAATACCCCGCCATCCGGTTGGTGATATTGGCAAGCCGGGGAAAGTGGGAATACATAAGGGCATGGTCATCCCGAATCTTCTGTGAACCGTCACGCCTGGTAATCGATCCCACCCGGATATTTTCGTCTACCGACAGATGCTTGAAAACCCGCCGGCCCTCCGGAACCATGACGGCGCCAAGCCTCACCACCTCGGTACCCAGCATATTGGTCACATCGGTACCACAAAACTTGACGTATCCTTCACGAATAAAGCCATTCTCCGGCTTCAGCAGCCCGCTGATTGCCCGCAGGGTGGTAGTCTTGCCGGCTCCGTTGGTCCCGAGCAGGGCAACGATACTCCCTTCCGGAACCTTCAGGCTCACTCCACGTAACACCTGGATAATATTGTTATATACTACCTCAATATTATTAACTTCCAGCTGGTTGTTCGTCTTTTTAGTGTCCATAAAATGGCTTTATAAAAATCCTTCGATTACTCCAGATCATCGCGGAGACACGACCATTCCCCCTTCCGCCATTTTTCAAGGGCCAAAGGCCATGAACAGCGAAAGAGGGAGTTCCTTTACCAGGAGCAGAACAACGCAGGTTTCCGGTTATTTAATCTTTGTCGTAAAGGTTGGAACAAACGGAGTTCCGGTCGATTTAAATGCACCATCCTTAACCATATAGAGCTGCAGGGTATCAACCCCGGCATGATCGGTTTTCGAAAAGGTAACCGGACCTACGGTCGTCCCAGGGGAAAAGGCCTTGTCGCCGTTCATCGCCAGAAGCTCTTCATAGAGATTGGCCTTGTTAATCTCTTTACCTTTGGCCTTGGCCCGCTTGATGAGTTCTGTGGCAACCTGGGCAACCATCATGCCATTGGCATAGTTGTGAGAGTTTGCCGCCTTGTCGTCGCGGTTATATTTCTTTGCAAGATCAAGCTGGGCGGTTGCTCCGGCACTTGGCTCATTGGTGACGATATAGGAGGTGGTCCAGTAAAAACTCTCCGCAGCAGGCCCTGCCAGTGCCACGAGATCATTACCACCGGTATAATGGCATCCCAAGAAGGTGAGCTTTCCAGCTTCGCCAAAGGTTTTTGCTGTAAGGCCAAGGCTACTGGCATCTTTCAGCATCGTCGCTACCGGTGATTGCACGGTTTGGCTGATAACGTACTGAACTCCCTTGCTGAGAAGGCGCTGCAGCATTGCGGTATTGTCGAGATCTTTACCATGCTCCACCACCTCAACTATCTCCATCTTCAGTCCGGCGGTGACTGCTTTTTGCAGGTCTTCGACAGGTCCCCGGCCAAAAGCGGAA encodes the following:
- a CDS encoding ABC transporter ATP-binding protein → MDTKKTNNQLEVNNIEVVYNNIIQVLRGVSLKVPEGSIVALLGTNGAGKTTTLRAISGLLKPENGFIREGYVKFCGTDVTNMLGTEVVRLGAVMVPEGRRVFKHLSVDENIRVGSITRRDGSQKIRDDHALMYSHFPRLANITNRMAGYCSGGEQQMIAIARALMASPRMLMLDEPSLGLAPLLVKEIFANIQLINREMNTTILVVEQNAKIALGISDYAYIMESGKIVLEGPSKELQENPDVKEFYMGITQGGGRKSFKEVKSYKRRKRWM
- a CDS encoding AMP-binding protein codes for the protein MGLYDFSFYDLIMRNSVAFANRICWKEIEDGRQLTFAEYKKKVDSLALGLSKIGIAKGDRLGVVGKNSLEFFLVYGAAAALGAIVLPVNWRLSAEEMIYNLNDCQAKIAFIDSEFQSQLQARQTEMPTVTAYYNLKADLGGQKAFASLLDCQGQFVQNDVATGDGFVIIHTAAVAGRPRGALLSHGNLLLASMHFNSSFAMKADDVHLNLLPLFHVAGLFMAVSSFHAGAVNLNISKFEAKAAAKLVEESRVSLLFDFPPILDSLLKAATEDSRSLRTLRAVVGLGTQATITQYQEETGGAYYVMYGQTETSCLTTLGKYNDRPGSAGKVVMMADVQLVDDQDNPVALGEVGEIAVKGPMVFMGYWGLSDDNARTFRRGWHHTGDLGRFDVDGFLFYAGRKAEKELIKPGGENVYPAEVEKIILEHPAVAKTVVIGVPDPKWKEGIKAVCLLHAGKSLTAQELISFVGGRIASFKKPQYVEFVNELPHKADGSIDRLAVKSLYGKG
- a CDS encoding ABC transporter substrate-binding protein produces the protein MKENTKSTWAFLLAAVFTLTLSLQAQAAGKVYKLGLSLAITGPTSDAGNPYAKGVEDYFNFVNDTKMLGDDKIDCVIRDDQYNNDITKRNFEDFISQGIVFYLNYSTGSTLALKKDFEEEKMPVLPASFHAGNLTDSNYIFLPIASYSAQAIGLAEYIVKTHQGGVPKVALFIHPSAFGRGPVEDLQKAVTAGLKMEIVEVVEHGKDLDNTAMLQRLLSKGVQYVISQTVQSPVATMLKDASSLGLTAKTFGEAGKLTFLGCHYTGGNDLVALAGPAAESFYWTTSYIVTNEPSAGATAQLDLAKKYNRDDKAANSHNYANGMMVAQVATELIKRAKAKGKEINKANLYEELLAMNGDKAFSPGTTVGPVTFSKTDHAGVDTLQLYMVKDGAFKSTGTPFVPTFTTKIK
- a CDS encoding universal stress protein, producing MKYLLGFNGSEEAKAALVLARSHAEVFRAKVYIITSMSGGSSEKPEEIDKTSRDLNFAENFLKEKGVECETFQLARGRSPGEDVVSFAEQHGIDQIYVGIEKKSRTQKLLLGSTAQYIILKAPCPVVSVNRLFL